The following are encoded in a window of Pelecanus crispus isolate bPelCri1 chromosome 6, bPelCri1.pri, whole genome shotgun sequence genomic DNA:
- the UNC93B1 gene encoding protein unc-93 homolog B1: MEKDPSCYQDAAKTVAGDGLGTEGMETQLDDFVGAHPDYNEEEEEQKYFRRKRLGVVKNVLAASLAGMLIYGVYLGLLQMQLILHYDETYREVKYSNIQLEDIDRKVLMGINVTPIAALLYTPVLIRFFGTKWAMFLAVGIYALFVSSNYWERYYTLVPSAVAIGVAIVPLWASMGNYITRMAQKYYEYVNYKEEHVQEQQRAPRGACNAYVVVFQTIFYACFHLSFVCAQMPMLFFLNNYLYQLNHTLFGVKHCGTLSHGTLPGFNKTVLQSLPRSINLIIVESALMAAAFLAMLVVLVLCGSAYRPTEEIDLRSIGWGNIFQLPFKHMRDYRLRHLFPLFIYSGFEVLFVCTGFSLNYGVCTLGLEKLAYLLMAYGFSASACSSLALCMLRLRRQIPLLAGALIHATLLVTLFCWAPEPRHLVQAPLLYTIAVLWGTGSALNKTSISILLGMLYEDKTRQDFIFTIYHWWQALAIFTVYLWSGLPMKAKLSIMLLTLAVAVGAYLWMEHKLAQHVTYRLPRIPRPRHKMRGYRYLEEDDSDETGSEGDDGSGSKDDDDDDNEHPAEATSGDELPKDDGEQLG; this comes from the exons ATGGAGAAAGACCCCAGCTGCTACCAGGATGCGGCCAAGACGGTGGCAGGTGACGGGCTGGGCACCGAGGGCATGGAGACGCAG CTGGACGATTTTGTGGGTGCTCACCCCGACTAcaacgaggaggaggaggagcagaagtaTTTCCGCCGCAAGCGCCTCGGCGTGGTCAAGAACGTGCTGGCCGCCAGCCTGGCCGGCATGCTCATCTACGGTGTCTACCTGG GCCTCCTGCAGATGCAGCTGATCCTGCACTACGACGAGACCTACCGGGAGGTGAAGTACAGCAACATACAGCTGGAGGACATCGACCGCAAAGTCCTGATGGGCATCAACGTCACCCCCATCGCGGCGCTGCTCTACACGCCCGTCCTCATCAG GTTTTTCGGCACCAAGTGGGCCATGTTCCTGGCGGTGGGGATCTACGCCCTCTTCGTCTCCAGCAACTACTGGGAGCGCTACTACACGCTGGTGCCCTCCGCCGTGGCCATCGGGGTGGCCATCGTGCCTCTCTGGGCCTCCATGGGCAACTACATCACGCG GATGGCCCAGAAGTACTACGAGTACGTCAACTACAAGGAGGAGCACgtgcaggagcagcagcgggcACCGCGGGGTGCCTGCAACGCCTACGTCGTCGTCTTCCAGACCATCTTCTACGCCTGCTTCCAT CTGAGTTTCGTCTGCGCTCAGATGCCCATGCTCTTCTTCCTCAACAACTACCTCTACCAGCTCAACCACACGCTCTTCGGGGTCAAGCACTGCG GGACCCTGAGCCACGGCACGCTGCCCGGCTTCAACAAGACGGTGCTGCAGAGCCTGCCCCGCAGCATCAACCTCATCATCGTGGAGAGCGCCCTGATGGCAGCCGCCTTCCTCGCCATGCTGGTG GTCCTGGTGCTCTGCGGCTCAGCGTATCGGCCCACAGAAGAAATCGACCTGCGCAGCATCGGCTGGGGGAACATCTTCCAGCTGCCCTTCAAGCACATGCGGGACTACCGCCTGCGCCACCTCTTCCCCTTGTTCATCTACAGCGGCTTTGAGGTGCTCTTCGTCTGCACTGGCTTCTCCCTG AACTACGGTGTGTGCACCCTGGGGCTGGAGAAGCTGGCGTACCTCCTCATGGCCTACGGCTTCTCCGCCTCggcctgctccagcctggcccTCTGCATGCTGCGCCTGCGGCGGCAGATCCCGCTGCTGGCCGGAGCCCTCATTCACGCCACTCTCCTGGTGACTCTCTTCTGCTGGGCACCCGAGCCCCGGCACCTGGTCCAGGCGCCTCTGCTCTACACCATAGCCGTGCTCTGGGGCACGGGGAGCGCCCTCAACAAGACCAGCATTAGCA TCCTCCTGGGCATGCTGTATGAGGACAAGACGCGCCAAGACTTCATCTTCACCATCTACCACTGGTGGCAGGCCCTGGCGATCTTCACCGTCTACCTGTGGTCGGGGCTGCCCATGAAG GCCAAGCTCTCCATCATGTTGCTGACGCTGGCGGTGGCGGTGGGGGCCTACCTCTGGATGGAGCACAAGCTGGCGCAGCACGTGACGTACCGCCTGCCCCGCATCCCCCGCCCGCGCCACAAGATGCGCGGCTACCGCTACTTGGAGGAGGACGACTCGGATGAGACCGGCTCGGAGGGCGACGACGGCAGCGGCAGCAAGGATGACGACGACGACGACAACGAGCACCCGGCGGAAGCCACCAGCGGGGACGAGCTGCCAAAAgatgatggggagcagctgggttAG